A single genomic interval of Nonomuraea rubra harbors:
- a CDS encoding ATP-binding protein yields the protein MRMAPHLAPSGGSLAAPQARAVEYLLPSAPAGVAETRSLVRAELDRWGLAHVADDCLLIVSELVTNVVRHGGSAYTLRLEERAGRLYGEVFDPGDGVPFQRSPGVDALSGRGLQIVGAIAEEWGVATADNGKLVWFAVSCGG from the coding sequence ATGCGTATGGCCCCCCACCTGGCCCCGTCCGGCGGATCCCTCGCCGCCCCGCAGGCCCGCGCGGTGGAGTACCTGCTGCCGTCCGCTCCCGCCGGTGTCGCCGAGACCCGTTCCCTGGTCAGGGCCGAGCTCGACCGCTGGGGCCTGGCCCACGTCGCCGACGACTGCCTGCTCATCGTCAGCGAGCTCGTCACCAACGTCGTACGGCACGGCGGCTCCGCCTACACCCTGCGGCTGGAGGAGCGCGCGGGCCGGTTGTACGGCGAGGTCTTCGACCCGGGCGACGGCGTGCCCTTCCAGCGCTCCCCCGGCGTGGACGCCCTCTCGGGCAGGGGCCTGCAGATCGTCGGGGCCATCGCCGAGGAGTGGGGCGTGGCCACGGCGGACAACGGCAAGCTCGTCTGGTTCGCGGTCAGCTGCGGCGGCTGA
- a CDS encoding SAM-dependent methyltransferase, whose translation MHQRAVRNLANLETTQARITRIFDAAAGGKNHFLADRDTVRHFDQAAPALTTAARAVLEFLTRMIRYLSAEGVDQYLIVGSGIPSGPAAGNALHDAARAACGVARRVLYVENNPMVVTMAQATIEPFTDLVRVVEGDVREIDEVLRDHVVRTFIDWDRPVAALLLSTYSLHDDEYAHYVIKRLRHTAPAGSFLGLLHTTFDGIPPELLPAIRDLLAMTLPHLAIRSRDEVAALLEGLDLVPPGLVWVPEWRPGDDDQACQEEPGSSGNYGAVARIP comes from the coding sequence ATGCACCAGCGCGCCGTCCGCAACTTGGCCAACCTCGAAACGACGCAGGCCAGGATCACGCGCATCTTCGACGCGGCGGCAGGCGGGAAGAACCATTTCCTGGCCGACAGGGACACGGTTCGCCATTTCGATCAAGCTGCCCCCGCTCTGACCACGGCGGCCCGCGCGGTGCTGGAATTCCTCACCCGGATGATCCGCTATTTGTCCGCGGAAGGCGTGGATCAATACCTGATCGTGGGCAGCGGCATTCCCAGCGGCCCCGCCGCCGGCAACGCCCTGCACGACGCGGCCCGCGCGGCCTGCGGCGTGGCCCGGCGCGTGCTGTACGTCGAGAACAACCCGATGGTGGTCACCATGGCGCAGGCCACCATCGAGCCGTTCACCGACCTGGTGCGCGTGGTGGAGGGCGACGTCCGCGAGATCGACGAGGTGCTCAGGGACCACGTGGTCAGGACGTTCATCGACTGGGACCGGCCCGTGGCCGCGCTGCTGCTGTCGACCTACAGCCTGCACGACGACGAGTACGCCCACTACGTCATCAAGCGGCTGCGGCACACCGCGCCTGCGGGCAGCTTCCTCGGCCTGCTGCACACCACGTTCGACGGCATCCCGCCCGAGCTGCTGCCGGCCATCCGCGACCTGCTCGCGATGACCCTGCCGCACCTGGCGATCCGGTCGCGGGACGAGGTCGCGGCCCTCCTGGAGGGGCTCGACCTGGTGCCGCCGGGGCTGGTCTGGGTGCCGGAGTGGCGCCCCGGCGACGACGACCAGGCCTGCCAGGAGGAGCCCGGCTCGTCGGGCAACTACGGCGCCGTCGCTCGCATCCCTTGA
- the argG gene encoding argininosuccinate synthase — protein sequence MSKMLTSLPVGERVGIAFSGGLDTSVAVAWMREKGAVPCTYTADIGQYDEPDIASVPGRATAYGAEIARLVDCREALVEEGLAALACGAFHIRSGGRTYFNTTPLGRAVTGTLLVRAMLDDGVLIWGDGSTFKGNDIERFYRYGLLANPSLRIYKPWLDADFVSELGGRTEMSEWLLARDLPYRASTEKAYSTDANIWGATHEAKRLEHLDAGIELVEPIMGVRFWDPEVEIPAEDVTIGFERGRPVTINGKEFASAVDLVLEANAIGGRHGLGMSDQIENRVIEAKSRGIYEAPGMALLHAAYERLVNAIHNEDTLASYHTEGRKLGRLLYEGRWLDPQSLMLRESLQRWVGMAVTGEVTLRLRRGEDYSVLDTTGPAFSYHPDKLSMERTEDSAFGPLDRIGQLTMRNLDIADSRAKLEQYAGLGMVGHQTLLGTAQVAATGLIGAMPQGGAEAIASRGETVEVPEDDQLLDQAAIETGTD from the coding sequence GTGTCCAAGATGCTCACCTCTCTCCCTGTAGGCGAACGGGTCGGGATCGCCTTCTCCGGCGGCCTCGACACCTCCGTGGCGGTCGCGTGGATGCGCGAGAAGGGCGCGGTGCCCTGCACCTACACCGCCGACATCGGCCAGTACGACGAGCCCGACATCGCCTCGGTGCCGGGCCGCGCGACGGCGTACGGCGCGGAGATCGCCCGCCTGGTCGACTGCCGGGAGGCCCTCGTGGAGGAGGGTCTGGCGGCGCTGGCCTGCGGGGCGTTCCACATCCGCTCCGGCGGCCGCACCTACTTCAACACCACGCCGCTCGGCCGCGCCGTCACCGGCACCCTGCTGGTGCGCGCGATGCTCGACGACGGCGTGCTGATCTGGGGAGACGGCTCCACCTTCAAGGGCAACGACATCGAGCGGTTCTACCGGTACGGCCTGCTCGCCAACCCGTCCCTGCGCATCTACAAGCCGTGGCTGGACGCCGACTTCGTCAGCGAGCTCGGCGGGCGCACGGAGATGTCGGAGTGGCTGCTCGCCCGCGACCTGCCCTACCGGGCCAGCACGGAGAAGGCGTACTCCACCGACGCGAACATCTGGGGCGCCACCCACGAGGCCAAGCGGCTCGAGCACCTGGACGCCGGCATCGAGCTCGTCGAGCCGATCATGGGAGTGCGGTTCTGGGACCCCGAGGTCGAGATCCCGGCCGAGGACGTCACGATCGGGTTCGAGCGGGGCCGGCCGGTGACGATCAACGGCAAGGAGTTCGCCTCGGCCGTCGATCTGGTGCTGGAGGCCAACGCCATCGGCGGCCGCCACGGGCTCGGCATGTCCGACCAGATCGAGAACCGCGTCATCGAGGCCAAGAGCCGGGGCATCTACGAGGCGCCCGGCATGGCGCTGCTGCACGCCGCCTACGAGCGGCTGGTCAACGCCATCCACAACGAGGACACCCTGGCGAGCTACCACACCGAGGGCAGGAAGCTCGGCCGGCTGCTCTACGAGGGCCGCTGGCTGGACCCGCAGTCGCTGATGTTGCGCGAGTCGCTGCAGCGCTGGGTCGGCATGGCGGTCACCGGCGAGGTGACGCTGCGGCTGCGGCGCGGCGAGGACTACTCGGTCCTCGACACGACGGGCCCGGCGTTCAGCTACCACCCCGACAAGCTGTCGATGGAGCGCACCGAGGACTCCGCGTTCGGCCCGCTCGACCGCATCGGCCAGCTCACCATGCGCAACCTCGACATCGCCGACTCGCGCGCCAAGCTGGAGCAGTACGCCGGGCTCGGCATGGTCGGGCACCAGACGCTGCTGGGCACCGCGCAGGTCGCGGCGACCGGCCTGATCGGCGCGATGCCGCAGGGCGGCGCCGAGGCGATCGCCTCGCGCGGCGAGACCGTCGAGGTGCCGGAGGACGACCAGCTGCTCGACCAGGCGGCGATCGAGACCGGTACCGACTGA
- a CDS encoding cytochrome P450 — translation MTDTLPEFPGVRAERCPFDPPPRIQALQQDGPLARVRLWDGSTPWLVTTHAEQKALLGHPQVSADVTRPGYPLSAPRMERSSLSFILMDDPEHHRQRRMVQGAFTVRRVEGMRPAVQRIVDGLIDDLLAGPKPADLVEAFALPVPSLVICELLGVPYADHDFFQDNSKTIIKRDVTAEERAAAGGRLFEYLDALVGDKLDHPGDDLLSQVAGRVRAGELARAEAAQMGVLLLIAGHETTANMIALGTLALLQHPEQLALLQGGDDPKVVAGAVEELLRYLNITHSGRRRVALTDIEIAGQVIRAGEGLILANDIANRDPGVFPRPDELDLTRDARRHVAFGFGVHQRLGQPLARLELQVVYGTLYRRIPTLALATELDRVPFKHDGQVYGVYELPVTW, via the coding sequence ATGACCGACACGTTGCCCGAGTTCCCGGGCGTCAGGGCGGAACGGTGCCCGTTCGACCCGCCGCCGCGCATCCAGGCCCTCCAGCAGGACGGGCCGCTGGCCAGGGTCCGGCTGTGGGACGGCAGCACGCCGTGGCTGGTCACCACGCACGCCGAGCAGAAGGCCCTGCTCGGCCACCCGCAGGTCAGCGCCGACGTCACGCGGCCCGGCTACCCGCTGTCCGCGCCCAGGATGGAGCGCAGCTCGCTGAGCTTCATCCTCATGGACGACCCCGAGCACCACCGGCAGCGCCGCATGGTGCAGGGCGCGTTCACGGTCAGGCGCGTGGAGGGCATGCGCCCGGCCGTGCAGCGCATCGTGGACGGGCTGATCGACGACCTGCTGGCCGGGCCGAAGCCCGCCGACCTGGTGGAGGCGTTCGCCCTGCCGGTGCCCTCGCTGGTGATCTGCGAGCTGCTCGGCGTCCCGTACGCCGACCACGACTTCTTCCAGGACAACAGCAAGACCATCATCAAGCGGGACGTGACGGCCGAGGAGCGGGCCGCCGCCGGCGGCCGGCTGTTCGAGTACCTGGACGCGCTCGTCGGCGACAAGCTCGACCACCCGGGAGACGACCTGCTGTCGCAGGTGGCCGGGCGGGTCCGGGCGGGCGAGCTGGCCCGCGCCGAGGCGGCCCAGATGGGCGTGCTGCTGCTCATCGCCGGCCACGAGACCACCGCGAACATGATCGCGCTCGGCACCCTCGCCCTGCTCCAGCACCCCGAGCAGCTCGCCCTGCTGCAGGGCGGCGACGACCCCAAGGTGGTCGCGGGAGCGGTCGAGGAGCTGCTGCGCTACCTCAACATCACCCACAGCGGGCGCCGCCGCGTGGCGCTGACCGACATCGAGATCGCCGGCCAGGTCATCCGCGCGGGCGAAGGACTCATCCTGGCCAACGACATCGCCAACCGCGACCCCGGCGTCTTCCCCCGCCCCGACGAGCTGGACCTCACGCGCGACGCCCGCCGCCACGTGGCGTTCGGCTTCGGCGTGCACCAGCGCCTCGGCCAGCCGCTGGCCCGGCTGGAGCTGCAGGTCGTGTACGGCACCCTCTACCGGCGCATCCCCACCCTGGCCCTGGCGACGGAGCTGGACCGGGTCCCGTTCAAGCACGACGGCCAGGTGTACGGCGTCTACGAGCTGCCCGTCACCTGGTGA
- a CDS encoding nucleoside/nucleotide kinase family protein, which yields MRQSGGPRLVERVRGLAAGGERVLIGIAGCPGAGKSTLAGRLATELTAAGLPAVWVPMDGFHLADVALERLGRLRRKGAIDTFDGHGYLALLRRLRHETGTIVYAPSFDRDLEQPIAGAIAVPPEARVVVSEGNYLLSGEEPWPEVRAAMTEVWYADLDDRVRLERLTKRHVRFGKTPEQAVRWVAEVDEPNAAAIRATRASADLHVDIDALALSP from the coding sequence GTGCGGCAGAGCGGCGGGCCGCGGCTGGTCGAGCGCGTGCGCGGGCTGGCCGCCGGGGGAGAGCGGGTGCTGATCGGCATCGCGGGCTGCCCGGGCGCGGGCAAGTCGACGCTGGCGGGCCGGCTGGCCACGGAGCTCACCGCCGCGGGCCTGCCCGCCGTCTGGGTGCCGATGGACGGCTTCCACCTGGCCGACGTCGCCCTCGAACGCCTCGGCCGGCTCCGCCGCAAGGGCGCCATCGACACCTTCGACGGGCACGGCTACCTCGCCCTGCTGCGCCGGCTCCGCCACGAGACCGGCACCATCGTGTACGCGCCGTCCTTCGACCGCGACCTGGAGCAGCCGATCGCCGGCGCCATCGCGGTGCCGCCGGAGGCCCGGGTCGTCGTCAGCGAGGGCAACTACCTGCTCTCCGGCGAGGAGCCGTGGCCGGAGGTGCGGGCCGCCATGACCGAGGTCTGGTACGCCGACCTCGACGACCGCGTCCGCCTGGAACGCCTCACCAAGCGGCACGTGCGCTTCGGCAAGACCCCCGAGCAGGCGGTCCGGTGGGTCGCCGAGGTGGACGAGCCCAACGCCGCAGCCATCCGCGCCACCCGCGCCTCCGCCGACCTCCACGTCGACATCGACGCCCTGGCCCTGTCGCCCTGA
- a CDS encoding ArsR/SmtB family transcription factor, producing the protein MNDERIDALERRLALLESRVQDGEAPRSAPAPSLMGVLHGYRTDAEEHFHPGTVGYVGAAYLNEDNVYLWAREHKLAELLESDWSPAIGVLEALASVPRLALLGLLIRKGRCTSADLLEALTPSQGEPTSGQLYHHLRELQAAGLIVQRKRGEYELAGVAVIPVLTILATSLNLATDPPVGPPIEVPQPQ; encoded by the coding sequence ATGAACGACGAAAGGATCGACGCGTTGGAGCGCCGGCTCGCGCTGCTGGAGAGCCGGGTCCAGGACGGCGAGGCCCCCAGGAGCGCCCCGGCGCCCTCCCTGATGGGAGTCCTGCACGGCTACCGCACCGATGCCGAGGAGCACTTCCACCCCGGCACGGTCGGCTATGTCGGCGCCGCCTACCTGAACGAGGACAACGTCTACCTCTGGGCGAGGGAGCACAAGCTCGCCGAGCTGCTGGAGTCCGACTGGAGCCCGGCCATCGGGGTCCTGGAAGCCCTCGCCAGCGTGCCGCGGCTGGCGTTGCTGGGCCTGCTCATCCGCAAGGGGCGGTGCACCAGCGCCGACCTCCTGGAGGCCCTCACGCCGTCGCAGGGGGAGCCGACCAGCGGCCAGCTCTATCACCACCTGCGCGAGCTGCAGGCCGCCGGGCTGATCGTGCAGCGCAAGCGGGGCGAGTACGAGCTCGCGGGCGTGGCCGTGATCCCCGTGCTCACCATCCTGGCCACGTCGCTGAACCTCGCCACCGACCCCCCGGTGGGGCCGCCGATCGAGGTTCCGCAACCGCAGTGA
- a CDS encoding alkaline phosphatase PhoX, producing the protein MTELDRRSFLGRGLATTGGVLASGIAIETLTAHASWAGAGRPAGDPGETGYGPLRRVPARNTGEEFLALPAGFSYVVLGKSGTPMTDGVATPIALDGMAAFAGTRRHTVRLIRNHEVRTTPGSPVGRVHVEGSRRYDELGVGGTTTLEVDLRSGEVLRDFVSLNGTIVNCAGGRMLHERGWLTCEETTAGPAQGWQRKHGYVFEVPLSGPRPGTPAPSQPLTAMGRFSHEAVAVDPRTGYVYETEDESGRADGFYRFRPRDPRDLAAGGVLEMLKIRGVDGYDCREGQTMGARLPVEWVRIDDPDPDLENGATPCTLQGLAKGGAKFNRLEGCWYGDGSVFFNSTSGGDAKNGDPPNADGYLEGYGQVWQYVPGRRDGGTLVLVYESPGRRELDSPDNLTFTPRGGIVLCEDDAGSADADPHPLAPGLVNVNRLIGLDPRRGQPFEFAVNVADDCEFAGACFSPDGSVLFVNNFGDAVSLDPPGRTYAIRGPWHRGPL; encoded by the coding sequence ATGACCGAACTCGACCGTCGTTCCTTCCTCGGCCGCGGCCTGGCCACCACCGGCGGGGTGCTGGCCAGCGGCATCGCCATCGAGACCCTCACCGCCCACGCCTCCTGGGCGGGCGCGGGCCGCCCGGCCGGCGACCCGGGCGAGACCGGCTACGGCCCGCTGCGCCGCGTGCCCGCCAGGAACACCGGCGAGGAGTTCCTCGCGCTGCCCGCGGGCTTCTCGTACGTCGTGCTGGGCAAGAGCGGCACCCCCATGACCGACGGCGTCGCCACCCCCATCGCCCTCGACGGCATGGCCGCCTTCGCCGGGACCCGCCGCCACACCGTCCGCCTCATCCGCAACCACGAGGTACGCACCACCCCCGGCTCCCCCGTCGGCCGCGTGCACGTCGAGGGCTCGCGCCGCTACGACGAGCTGGGCGTGGGCGGCACCACCACGCTGGAGGTGGACCTGCGCAGCGGCGAGGTGCTGCGCGACTTCGTCAGCCTGAACGGCACGATCGTCAACTGCGCGGGCGGCCGCATGCTGCACGAGCGCGGCTGGCTGACCTGCGAGGAGACCACCGCCGGCCCGGCCCAGGGCTGGCAGCGCAAGCACGGCTACGTCTTCGAGGTGCCGCTCAGCGGCCCCCGGCCCGGCACGCCCGCGCCCTCTCAGCCGCTGACGGCGATGGGCCGCTTCTCGCACGAGGCCGTCGCGGTGGACCCGCGCACCGGGTACGTCTACGAGACCGAGGACGAGTCGGGCAGGGCCGACGGCTTCTACCGCTTCCGCCCCAGGGACCCGCGCGACCTGGCGGCCGGCGGCGTACTGGAGATGCTCAAGATCAGGGGCGTGGACGGCTACGACTGCCGCGAGGGCCAGACGATGGGCGCCCGGCTGCCCGTGGAGTGGGTGCGCATCGACGACCCCGACCCGGACCTGGAGAACGGCGCCACCCCCTGCACCTTGCAGGGCCTGGCCAAGGGCGGCGCGAAGTTCAACCGCCTCGAAGGCTGCTGGTACGGCGACGGCAGCGTCTTCTTCAACTCCACCAGCGGCGGCGACGCCAAGAACGGCGACCCGCCGAACGCGGACGGCTACCTGGAGGGTTACGGCCAGGTCTGGCAGTACGTCCCCGGCCGCCGCGACGGCGGCACCCTGGTGCTGGTGTACGAGTCGCCCGGCCGCAGGGAGCTCGACTCGCCCGACAACCTGACGTTCACCCCCAGGGGCGGCATCGTGCTCTGCGAGGACGACGCGGGCTCGGCCGACGCGGACCCGCACCCGCTGGCTCCCGGCCTGGTCAACGTGAACCGGCTGATCGGGCTGGATCCGCGCAGGGGGCAGCCGTTCGAGTTCGCGGTCAACGTGGCCGACGACTGCGAGTTCGCGGGGGCGTGCTTCAGCCCGGACGGTTCGGTCCTGTTCGTCAACAACTTCGGTGACGCGGTCTCGCTGGACCCGCCGGGCCGCACCTACGCGATCCGCGGCCCCTGGCACCGCGGGCCGCTCTGA
- a CDS encoding sensor histidine kinase: MRQPRSIRDLDDWVRFTDDRPPLVFSVFFWGDVLLLALNFVSALSSLGAVTERWPLLETIFYAGGAALPPLVVLWPLLSWRRGTSAWRKAVTVAFLALSLVVASSGGLAGLLVVGIAVGNALVVLGPRGAIAFSGVAGLLSFGISVINPDQSLLGAVVNGLLIAILCLVLLVLVTALFAFSTRAEETRRLLADLEQAHAELAGYAARSRELAIAEERARIARDMHDSVGHYLTVINVGLQNAQRYRTARPEAAWDEVSQAQALTLEALTDTRRWVRALKPLRMDGRTGPDALRALAESFGSAGTGVAFTLNGTWPDVDESRELVCYRIVQEGLTNALRHSGARHVEVALDCTDERVEVTVSDDGTGAEPGATANGFGLRGLRERLRGVGGELDVTAGSGGGFTLRATVPV; this comes from the coding sequence ATGCGGCAGCCGCGATCGATCCGGGACCTGGACGACTGGGTGCGGTTCACCGACGACCGCCCGCCCCTCGTGTTCAGCGTCTTCTTCTGGGGCGACGTCCTCCTGCTCGCGCTCAACTTCGTCAGCGCGCTCTCCTCGCTCGGCGCCGTGACGGAGCGGTGGCCGCTGCTGGAGACGATCTTCTACGCGGGAGGCGCCGCCCTGCCGCCGCTGGTCGTCCTGTGGCCGCTGCTGTCCTGGCGGCGCGGCACGTCCGCGTGGCGCAAGGCGGTGACCGTGGCGTTCCTGGCCCTGTCTCTGGTGGTCGCCTCAAGCGGGGGGCTCGCGGGCCTGCTGGTGGTGGGCATCGCGGTGGGGAACGCGCTGGTCGTGCTCGGGCCGCGGGGCGCGATCGCCTTCTCCGGCGTCGCCGGCCTGCTCAGCTTCGGGATCAGCGTGATCAACCCGGACCAGAGCCTGCTCGGGGCGGTCGTCAACGGCCTGCTCATCGCGATCCTGTGCCTGGTGCTGCTCGTCCTCGTGACCGCGCTCTTCGCCTTCAGCACGCGAGCGGAGGAGACCCGCCGCCTGCTCGCCGACCTCGAACAGGCCCACGCCGAACTGGCCGGATACGCGGCCCGCTCCCGCGAGCTGGCCATCGCCGAGGAACGCGCGCGCATCGCCCGCGACATGCACGACTCCGTCGGCCACTACCTGACCGTCATCAACGTGGGCCTGCAGAACGCCCAGCGCTACCGCACCGCCCGCCCCGAGGCCGCCTGGGACGAGGTCAGCCAGGCCCAGGCGCTCACCCTGGAGGCGCTGACCGACACCCGCCGCTGGGTGCGCGCGCTCAAACCCCTGCGCATGGACGGCCGCACGGGACCCGACGCCCTGCGGGCCCTGGCCGAGTCGTTCGGCTCGGCCGGCACCGGCGTCGCCTTCACGCTCAACGGCACCTGGCCCGACGTGGACGAGAGCCGCGAGCTGGTCTGCTACCGGATCGTCCAGGAAGGGCTCACCAACGCCCTGCGCCACTCGGGCGCGCGGCACGTCGAGGTCGCCCTCGACTGCACGGACGAACGGGTCGAGGTGACCGTCTCCGACGACGGCACCGGCGCCGAGCCGGGGGCGACGGCGAACGGCTTCGGCCTGCGCGGCCTGCGCGAGCGCCTGCGGGGGGTGGGCGGCGAGCTGGACGTGACCGCCGGCTCCGGCGGCGGCTTCACCCTGCGCGCGACGGTGCCGGTGTGA
- a CDS encoding response regulator: MSGGASGGAGPIRVMLVDDQILMREGLRKLLEIEPGIEIATTAGGGEEALAWLAGAMDGERPQVALVDARMPGMDGVELVARMCERFPAVAPVILTTFDDDDYIFGGLRAGAKGYLLKDTPPDELVAAIRRAARGETVLGGAASERLVGLLRAAPAPAARTPQEPPGGLSDREYEIALLIGAGAANREIARRLHITEGTAKNHISSCLRKLGLRDRTQLAVWVSRHVPPDGTR, from the coding sequence ATGAGCGGGGGCGCGAGCGGAGGCGCGGGGCCGATCCGGGTCATGCTGGTGGACGACCAGATCCTCATGCGGGAGGGCCTGCGCAAGCTGCTGGAGATCGAGCCCGGCATCGAGATCGCCACCACCGCCGGCGGCGGCGAGGAGGCGCTGGCGTGGCTGGCGGGCGCCATGGACGGCGAGCGGCCGCAGGTCGCGCTCGTGGACGCCCGCATGCCCGGCATGGACGGCGTGGAGCTGGTGGCCCGGATGTGCGAGCGGTTCCCCGCGGTCGCGCCGGTCATCCTGACCACGTTCGACGACGACGACTACATCTTCGGCGGGCTGCGCGCCGGGGCGAAGGGCTACCTGCTGAAGGACACCCCGCCGGACGAGCTGGTGGCCGCGATCCGGCGGGCGGCGCGCGGGGAGACCGTCCTGGGCGGCGCGGCCAGCGAGCGGCTCGTCGGCCTGCTGCGCGCCGCGCCCGCCCCGGCGGCCAGGACGCCGCAGGAGCCGCCCGGCGGGCTGTCGGACCGCGAGTACGAGATCGCGCTGCTCATCGGCGCCGGGGCGGCCAACCGCGAGATCGCGCGCCGCCTGCACATCACGGAGGGCACGGCCAAGAACCACATCTCCAGCTGCCTGCGCAAGCTCGGCCTGCGCGACCGCACCCAGCTCGCGGTCTGGGTGTCCAGGCACGTACCCCCGGACGGCACCCGCTAG
- a CDS encoding GNAT family N-acetyltransferase, whose product MSAEVHAYLRSAAGPGARRAGPFLIRFDEHDDAGPFNYAVPDDGASPTADEVAALVAAFKERSRTPRLEYVPQTSPGVEAALLAAGFVAEGRYPLLVCAPGAVVDVPVSPDVRVRLVADDAALWAVARVMNEAFGAPEASEHDVARLRRVLDGGGLVAAAVLDGQVVGGGQLGRPHEGVAEVAGIAVSAAYRRRGIAGAITALLTREAAGAGVTTPFLTPADDAAARVYARTGYHRVGEALHISLP is encoded by the coding sequence GTGAGCGCGGAGGTGCACGCCTACCTCAGGTCGGCGGCCGGGCCCGGCGCGCGGCGGGCCGGGCCGTTCCTGATCCGGTTCGACGAGCACGACGACGCGGGCCCGTTCAACTACGCGGTGCCCGACGACGGCGCCTCGCCCACGGCGGACGAGGTCGCGGCGCTGGTGGCGGCGTTCAAGGAGCGGTCCAGGACGCCGAGGCTGGAGTACGTGCCGCAGACCTCGCCCGGGGTGGAGGCCGCCCTGCTGGCCGCCGGATTCGTGGCCGAGGGGCGTTATCCGCTGCTGGTGTGCGCGCCGGGGGCGGTGGTGGACGTGCCGGTGTCCCCGGACGTGCGGGTGCGGCTCGTGGCCGACGATGCGGCGCTGTGGGCGGTGGCCCGGGTGATGAACGAGGCGTTCGGCGCGCCGGAGGCCAGCGAGCACGACGTGGCGCGGCTGCGGCGCGTTCTCGACGGCGGAGGCTTGGTGGCCGCCGCCGTCCTGGACGGGCAGGTGGTGGGCGGCGGGCAGCTCGGCCGGCCGCACGAGGGGGTCGCCGAGGTGGCGGGCATCGCGGTGTCGGCGGCGTACCGGCGGCGGGGCATCGCGGGGGCGATCACCGCGCTGCTCACCCGGGAGGCGGCCGGGGCCGGGGTCACCACGCCGTTCCTCACCCCGGCCGACGACGCGGCGGCCCGCGTGTACGCCCGCACGGGGTACCACCGGGTGGGCGAGGCCCTGCACATCTCACTCCCCTAG
- a CDS encoding class I SAM-dependent methyltransferase: MADAIFEHPRLAAVYDPLDPDRSDLDAYAAIAEELGARSVLDVGCGTGTFALLLAGRGLDVTGVDPAEASLDVARAKPGSERVRWIHGYATDVPPLAADLATITGNAAQAIVEPDDWQATLAAVHAALRPGGHLVFETRDPARKAWLGWNREQTHQSVDIPGVGTVEQWHDVLDVSGPLVTFRSTLVFASDGEVLTSHSTLRFRERAEVEADLAACGYVVREVRDAPDRPGKEFVFLAARP, from the coding sequence ATGGCTGACGCGATCTTCGAGCATCCCCGGCTGGCCGCCGTCTACGACCCGCTGGACCCCGACAGGAGCGACCTCGACGCCTACGCCGCCATCGCCGAGGAACTCGGCGCGCGCAGCGTGCTGGACGTCGGCTGCGGCACCGGCACGTTCGCGCTGCTGCTGGCCGGACGCGGCCTCGACGTGACAGGCGTGGACCCGGCGGAGGCGTCGCTCGACGTGGCAAGGGCCAAGCCGGGCAGCGAGCGCGTGCGGTGGATCCACGGCTACGCGACGGACGTCCCGCCGCTGGCGGCCGACCTCGCCACGATCACGGGCAACGCGGCCCAGGCGATCGTCGAGCCGGACGACTGGCAGGCCACGCTGGCCGCCGTGCACGCGGCGCTGCGCCCCGGCGGGCACCTGGTGTTCGAGACCCGCGACCCGGCCAGGAAGGCCTGGCTCGGCTGGAACAGGGAGCAGACCCACCAGTCCGTCGACATCCCGGGCGTGGGCACGGTGGAGCAGTGGCATGACGTGCTCGACGTCAGCGGGCCGCTGGTGACCTTCCGGTCGACCCTGGTCTTCGCCTCCGACGGAGAGGTGCTGACCTCGCACTCCACGCTGCGCTTCCGCGAGCGCGCGGAGGTCGAGGCGGACCTGGCCGCCTGCGGGTACGTGGTGCGCGAGGTCAGGGACGCGCCCGACCGGCCGGGCAAGGAGTTCGTGTTCCTCGCCGCGCGGCCGTGA
- a CDS encoding dihydrofolate reductase family protein: MRKLVESTFVTLDGVIGDPHIWGPAYWDEEHNAYSAKLLFGADALLLGRETYEGFAEAWGSRSGDEYTDRINSLPKYVASTTLKEATAWNGNLIEGDVATAVAELKQQPGQSILKYGSGKLDRTLIANKLIDELHLWVFPVVAGGGDRLLDGLDLTHFELLETTRFKSGIIVLTYGPKA; this comes from the coding sequence ATGAGGAAGCTTGTCGAATCCACCTTCGTCACGCTGGACGGCGTCATCGGCGACCCGCACATCTGGGGCCCGGCCTACTGGGACGAGGAGCACAACGCCTACTCCGCGAAGCTGCTGTTCGGCGCCGACGCGCTGCTGCTGGGCCGCGAGACGTACGAGGGCTTCGCCGAGGCGTGGGGCTCCCGCTCCGGCGACGAGTACACCGACCGGATCAACAGCCTGCCCAAGTACGTCGCCTCCACCACGCTCAAGGAGGCCACGGCGTGGAACGGCAACCTGATCGAGGGCGACGTGGCCACCGCCGTCGCCGAGCTCAAGCAGCAGCCGGGGCAGAGCATCCTCAAGTACGGCAGCGGCAAGCTCGACCGCACGCTCATCGCGAACAAGCTGATCGACGAGCTGCACCTGTGGGTGTTCCCCGTCGTCGCGGGCGGCGGCGACCGGCTGCTCGACGGCCTCGACCTGACCCACTTCGAGCTGCTGGAGACGACCCGCTTCAAGTCGGGCATCATCGTCCTCACCTACGGGCCCAAGGCGTAG